ACTGGGCGAAGTGAAAGCCGAGGTACACGAACTATTTGCCCTTGAGACTCCGGTGGCGGTAGCGGAACTGGACCTGTCTCAGATCGGGCAGCTCCGGGAAGGGGCTGAGACTACCTATAAAGATGTGGTTCCATACCCGATTGTAGAGCGTGATATAGCTATAGAGGTTTCTCTGGAGGCCACCGCAGCCGAGATACTCGATACCATCCATCGTGCAGGTGGCAAATATCTCCGTGACGCCCGCATTTTCGACTTATATTCCGGCAAAGGCATCGGGAAAGGGAAGCGGAGCCTGGCTTTCCGTCTTTATTTCCAATCCGATGAGCGCACCCTGAAGGATGATGAGGTGGATCAGCACATCTGGAGCATAGCAGAGGCGTTAAGGCAGCGCCATCAAGCGCGATGGCGTAAATCCTGAGAACTGAGGCGACAAGGGAGGATGACCATGAAAGATCAAGAACATAACCTAGTCCGGGTTACTATCTACGGCCATGAGTACACGGTGCGTGCGGTGGCGGATCCGGACTATATCGTCGAGGTAGCGTCCTACGTGGATGAACGGATGCGCGAGACGGAATTGAATCTTGATGGCCCCCAGTCGCCCACTAGAATCGCCATCTTGGCTGCCATGAGTATCACCGATGAGCTCTTTACTGAACGACGCAAACGGCATTCATCACTCGAACAGATCGAAGGGCGTGCCGTGGCCTTATCCAACCTCGTTGACGAGGTACTTGAAACGACCCTGAAAGATTGATCCCCAACGGTTACCTCATCACACCGCGGCAACAATAG
This Candidatus Neomarinimicrobiota bacterium DNA region includes the following protein-coding sequences:
- a CDS encoding cell division protein ZapA; the encoded protein is MKDQEHNLVRVTIYGHEYTVRAVADPDYIVEVASYVDERMRETELNLDGPQSPTRIAILAAMSITDELFTERRKRHSSLEQIEGRAVALSNLVDEVLETTLKD